The following proteins are co-located in the Gallaecimonas pentaromativorans genome:
- a CDS encoding GNAT family N-acetyltransferase, with protein sequence MNWVITHQQDLSTSELYACLALRTAVFVVEQNCPYQEVDGNDLTGDSYHLMAWENGKLLAYLRILDPALNQGRVIIGRVVTDASARDRKLGHAMMERALAFIAERFPCLPVKLGAQAHLQGFYGRYGFVAEGEEYLEDGIPHIDMVNK encoded by the coding sequence ATGAACTGGGTTATCACGCACCAGCAAGACTTGAGCACTAGCGAACTGTACGCCTGCCTTGCCCTTCGCACCGCCGTGTTTGTGGTGGAACAAAACTGCCCCTACCAAGAAGTGGACGGCAACGATCTCACCGGCGACAGCTACCACCTGATGGCCTGGGAAAACGGCAAGCTGCTGGCCTACCTGCGCATCCTCGACCCGGCGCTTAATCAAGGCCGGGTGATCATCGGCCGGGTCGTCACCGACGCTAGCGCCCGCGACCGCAAACTGGGCCACGCCATGATGGAACGGGCGTTAGCCTTTATCGCCGAGCGCTTCCCCTGTCTCCCGGTGAAATTAGGCGCACAAGCCCATTTACAGGGGTTTTATGGGCGGTATGGGTTTGTGGCGGAAGGTGAAGAGTATCTAGAGGATGGGATACCGCATATTGATATGGTGAATAAATAA
- a CDS encoding NUDIX domain-containing protein, giving the protein MHEEWMVEVDDRDQPLGRVLRSTFPFGEKIHRTTFIFVLSDDNQLCVQTRATSKGYCPGLRDLAAGGVVDWQESYLSCAQRELAEELGLEGKLTLLGKFLHKSQGNYSFGVAYGCRHNGPVNPQDDEVTSFEWLALDELLQSPGPAFTPDSLDAFHRFKGFLPYL; this is encoded by the coding sequence ATGCATGAAGAATGGATGGTGGAGGTGGATGACCGTGACCAGCCCCTCGGCCGGGTGCTGCGCAGCACCTTCCCCTTCGGCGAGAAAATTCACCGCACCACCTTTATCTTTGTGCTGAGCGACGACAACCAGCTTTGCGTGCAAACCCGCGCCACCAGCAAAGGCTATTGCCCCGGCCTTCGAGATCTCGCCGCCGGCGGCGTGGTGGACTGGCAAGAAAGCTACCTTAGCTGCGCCCAGCGGGAGCTGGCCGAAGAGCTGGGCCTTGAGGGCAAGCTGACGCTACTGGGTAAGTTCCTCCACAAAAGCCAAGGTAACTACAGCTTTGGGGTCGCCTACGGCTGCCGCCACAATGGCCCGGTCAACCCGCAAGATGACGAAGTGACCAGCTTTGAATGGCTGGCGCTGGATGAGCTGCTGCAAAGCCCCGGCCCCGCCTTTACCCCCGACAGCCTCGACGCCTTTCACCGCTTTAAAGGATTTTTGCCCTACCTATGA
- a CDS encoding phosphoribulokinase, giving the protein MSKRHPVIAVTGSSGAGTTTTSLAFQHIFAAEGVNAAFVNGDAFHRYTRQEMQAAVRKARDEGRHISHFGEESNDLERLEKLFSQYGKQGTGDTRKYLHTFDEAVPHNQLPGTFTPWQSLPENTDLMFYEGLHGGVKTDHVDVAQHVDLLVGMVPIVNLEWIQKIIRDTEERGHSREKVRESIVRSMDDYFNFITPQFSRTHINFQRVPMVDTSNPFSAKAIPTADETLVVVRFRNMPQVDFPYLLQMIHGSFISRMNTLVVPGGKMGLAMELILRPIVRKILEQRYA; this is encoded by the coding sequence ATGTCTAAGCGCCACCCTGTTATTGCGGTTACCGGCTCCAGCGGCGCCGGTACCACCACCACTAGCCTGGCTTTTCAGCATATCTTCGCCGCCGAAGGGGTTAACGCCGCCTTTGTAAACGGCGACGCCTTCCACCGCTATACCCGCCAGGAAATGCAAGCCGCCGTACGCAAGGCCCGCGACGAAGGCCGCCATATCAGCCACTTTGGCGAAGAGTCCAACGATCTTGAGCGCCTGGAAAAGCTCTTTTCCCAGTACGGCAAGCAAGGCACCGGTGACACCCGTAAATACCTGCACACCTTTGACGAAGCGGTGCCCCACAACCAGCTGCCCGGCACCTTTACCCCCTGGCAAAGCCTGCCGGAGAACACCGATTTGATGTTCTACGAAGGGCTGCACGGCGGCGTGAAGACCGACCACGTCGACGTGGCCCAGCACGTGGATCTGCTGGTAGGCATGGTGCCCATCGTCAACCTTGAGTGGATCCAGAAAATCATCCGCGACACCGAAGAGCGCGGCCACAGCCGCGAGAAGGTGCGCGAGTCCATCGTTCGCTCCATGGACGACTACTTCAACTTCATCACTCCGCAATTCTCCCGCACCCATATCAACTTCCAGCGGGTGCCCATGGTGGACACCTCCAACCCCTTCTCGGCCAAGGCCATTCCCACCGCCGACGAAACCCTGGTGGTGGTGCGCTTTCGCAACATGCCGCAGGTGGATTTCCCCTACCTGTTGCAGATGATCCACGGCTCCTTCATCTCCCGCATGAACACCCTGGTGGTGCCCGGCGGCAAAATGGGCCTGGCCATGGAGCTTATCTTGCGCCCCATAGTGCGTAAGATCTTGGAGCAGCGTTATGCATGA
- a CDS encoding YheU family protein, whose translation MIVPWQALEADTLDSIIEHFVLREGTDYGDQEVPLAQKAAQVKAQLARGEAVLLWSEHHETLNIVSKDQVPHV comes from the coding sequence ATGATCGTGCCCTGGCAGGCGTTAGAAGCCGACACCCTCGACAGTATCATTGAGCACTTCGTGCTCCGCGAGGGCACTGATTACGGCGACCAGGAAGTCCCCCTGGCCCAGAAGGCGGCCCAGGTAAAAGCCCAATTGGCCAGAGGTGAAGCGGTGCTGTTATGGTCAGAGCACCATGAAACCCTGAACATTGTCTCCAAGGATCAGGTTCCCCATGTCTAA
- a CDS encoding LysE/ArgO family amino acid transporter, translating to MFILVFTKGLLTAMGLIVAIGAQNTFVLSQGLRREHHWLVASVCTFFDLLFILLGVLGLATFLQSLPWLVALLQYVGAAYLLYLAWQAAKRVKDLHGLSALPERRLSRKKALMTALAVTLANPQVFLETAFIIGTLAGDQGPAKWAFAVGAMTTSLLWFYGLSLLASRLAPLLARPRAWQCIDAFTAVLMTALALSLVL from the coding sequence ATGTTTATTCTTGTCTTCACCAAAGGCCTGCTCACGGCAATGGGCCTTATCGTTGCCATTGGCGCGCAGAATACCTTTGTATTAAGCCAGGGCCTGCGCCGCGAGCACCACTGGCTGGTCGCATCGGTATGCACTTTCTTTGATCTGCTGTTTATCCTGCTGGGAGTGCTGGGGCTGGCGACCTTCCTGCAAAGCCTGCCGTGGCTGGTGGCCTTGTTGCAATACGTGGGCGCGGCCTATCTTTTGTACCTGGCCTGGCAGGCGGCCAAGCGGGTGAAAGACTTACACGGCCTGAGCGCCCTGCCCGAGCGGCGCCTGAGCCGGAAAAAAGCGCTGATGACAGCCCTTGCCGTGACCCTTGCCAACCCCCAGGTGTTTTTAGAAACCGCCTTTATTATCGGCACCCTGGCGGGTGACCAGGGCCCGGCCAAATGGGCCTTTGCCGTTGGCGCCATGACCACCTCCCTGCTCTGGTTTTACGGTCTTAGCCTGCTGGCCAGCCGCTTGGCACCGCTGCTGGCGCGGCCCCGGGCCTGGCAATGTATCGACGCCTTTACGGCAGTGCTGATGACCGCGCTTGCGCTGTCGTTGGTGCTCTAG
- a CDS encoding LysR family transcriptional regulator ArgP, with translation MQLDPKHLAALAAVVEQGSFEQAARWLNLTQGSISLRIRALEERLGGPVVVRSQPIRLTELGQVLYRHYQELQLLSAELAARLPQLNEERPRIRIALNADSLATWFLDAVVQVKDKLLVDLLVMDQDITHEKLKDGDVLAAVSAFGQAVQGCNATFLGTMPYTAIASPSYAADYFPEGPTSEAFKAATAMVYGHHDHLLLQFLNPWQLKDGDFPVHTMPAAQSFVDAAIKGLAWTLVPVWQAQEAIDSGKVVELTPKDRIKVRLYWHQRRLDAGPLQALTEAVMQATLSLRK, from the coding sequence ATGCAGCTTGACCCTAAACACCTGGCCGCCCTGGCCGCCGTTGTCGAACAAGGTTCCTTTGAACAGGCCGCCCGCTGGCTTAACCTCACTCAAGGTTCCATCTCGTTGCGCATTCGTGCTCTGGAGGAGCGGCTGGGGGGGCCGGTGGTGGTGCGCAGCCAGCCTATTCGGCTGACCGAGCTGGGCCAGGTGCTCTATCGCCATTATCAAGAGCTGCAACTGTTGTCGGCCGAGCTGGCGGCGCGCTTGCCGCAGCTCAATGAGGAGCGGCCCCGCATTCGCATCGCCCTTAATGCCGACAGCCTGGCTACCTGGTTTTTGGATGCGGTGGTGCAGGTAAAGGACAAACTGCTGGTAGACCTGCTGGTGATGGACCAAGACATCACCCACGAAAAGCTCAAAGACGGCGACGTGCTGGCTGCGGTGAGCGCCTTTGGCCAGGCGGTACAGGGTTGCAACGCCACCTTCCTTGGCACCATGCCTTATACCGCCATCGCCAGCCCCAGCTATGCTGCCGACTACTTCCCCGAAGGCCCCACCAGCGAGGCGTTCAAGGCCGCCACCGCCATGGTGTACGGCCACCACGACCACCTGCTGTTGCAGTTTTTAAACCCCTGGCAGCTTAAAGACGGCGATTTCCCGGTACACACCATGCCGGCCGCCCAAAGCTTTGTAGACGCCGCCATCAAAGGCCTAGCCTGGACCTTAGTGCCGGTTTGGCAGGCCCAAGAAGCCATCGACAGCGGCAAGGTGGTGGAGCTGACCCCCAAAGATCGCATCAAGGTGCGGCTCTATTGGCACCAGCGCCGCCTGGACGCCGGCCCGCTGCAGGCCCTTACCGAAGCGGTGATGCAGGCCACGTTATCGCTTAGAAAATAA
- a CDS encoding DUF3103 family protein: MNKTLLLTLVASLCSAPALAANSDRQLALDLARDLGQWQPATVAKDYAVPLGTLIKQYHLDALATEAAQRELAVQAKRGLTGKVDSLMQVRLAHPSMKAALDKGAAPLVAYVPDGDESQWSAIEAFAADGSSQMLDVHQLPARPVFVVGQDGRKAQSAGLKLVRQALVEAGLSSPVVSADTAPLSTTLVQSIRANDVQEPWLLGNAEVFAVVAGIDPFADEPQVDIVDMPYLDDEDKTYYPNQVLVYWDRYRWGAADVVFFEQDSDYNFQDLASLLVQVLGQALSAGGVPEALPFAQLGQQIIKAMPSNWFSNDDDYLDAFYTLEQNQVYSNYPGASGNIRVNLVPKTINPTQ, translated from the coding sequence ATGAACAAAACCCTGTTACTGACCCTGGTGGCGAGCCTGTGCTCTGCCCCCGCCCTTGCCGCCAATAGCGATCGCCAACTGGCCCTGGATCTCGCCCGGGACCTTGGCCAATGGCAGCCCGCCACGGTGGCCAAGGATTATGCCGTACCCCTCGGTACCCTGATAAAGCAGTATCATCTTGACGCCCTGGCCACAGAGGCGGCGCAGCGCGAGTTGGCGGTACAAGCCAAACGCGGCCTGACTGGCAAAGTGGACAGCCTGATGCAGGTGCGCCTGGCGCATCCCAGCATGAAGGCGGCGCTGGATAAAGGCGCCGCGCCGCTGGTGGCCTACGTGCCAGACGGCGACGAGTCGCAATGGAGCGCCATTGAAGCCTTTGCGGCAGACGGCAGCAGCCAGATGCTGGACGTACACCAACTGCCGGCCCGGCCGGTGTTTGTGGTGGGCCAAGACGGCCGCAAGGCGCAAAGCGCCGGCCTGAAACTGGTGCGCCAAGCCTTGGTGGAGGCGGGCCTGAGTAGCCCCGTTGTCAGCGCCGACACCGCGCCCCTTTCCACCACCCTGGTGCAGTCCATCCGCGCCAACGACGTGCAAGAGCCTTGGCTTTTGGGCAACGCCGAAGTCTTTGCGGTGGTGGCGGGTATCGACCCCTTCGCCGACGAACCCCAGGTGGATATTGTCGACATGCCGTATCTGGACGACGAAGACAAAACCTATTACCCCAACCAGGTGCTGGTGTACTGGGACAGGTACCGCTGGGGCGCGGCAGACGTGGTGTTCTTCGAGCAGGACTCAGACTACAACTTCCAGGATCTCGCCAGTTTGTTGGTGCAGGTGTTGGGCCAGGCCCTTTCTGCCGGTGGCGTGCCAGAGGCGCTGCCTTTTGCCCAGCTTGGCCAGCAGATCATCAAGGCTATGCCCAGCAACTGGTTTAGCAACGACGACGACTACCTGGACGCCTTCTACACCCTTGAGCAAAACCAGGTGTACAGCAACTACCCTGGGGCCTCGGGCAATATCAGGGTCAACCTGGTGCCCAAGACCATTAACCCCACCCAGTAA